One part of the Solea solea chromosome 16, fSolSol10.1, whole genome shotgun sequence genome encodes these proteins:
- the galr2b gene encoding galanin receptor 2b, with the protein MSDFEDFSRPAGQANVSESYQLNPTSVIVSVVFSLIFLLGTIGNSLVLAVLLRSGQVGYNTTNLFILNLSVADFFFIIFCVPFQATIYSLEGWVFGSFMCKVVHFFINLTMYASSFTLAAVSVDRYLAIRYPLRSRELRTPCNAVVAMVIIWGLSLVFAGPYLSYYDLIDYANSTVCIPGWEEQNRKVLDTCTFLFGYVIPVLIVSLSYTRTIKYLWTAVDPLDGMSESKRAKRKVTKMIIIVTVLFCICWLPYHVVILCYLYGDFPFNQTTYAFRLLSHCMAYANSCVNPIVYALVSKHFRKGFKKVFSCILSKNGRNKVHVVHVANTVPGFEAGSTEVSQMHEENIRQNECEMINRPLPEPREATVTVNLPFQRQT; encoded by the exons ATGTCTGATTTTGAGGATTTCAGCCGACCAGCGGGACAGGCCAATGTCTCTGAAAGCTACCAGCTAAACCCCACCAGCGTCATCGTGTCGGTCGTCTTCTCCCTCATCTTCCTGTTGGGCACCATCGGCAACAGCCTGGTGCTCGCCGTGCTGCTGCGGAGCGGACAGGTCGGATACAACACGACCAACCTCTTCATTCTCAACCTGAGCGTGGCCgacttcttcttcatcatcttttGCGTCCCCTTCCAAGCCACCATCTACTCCCTGGAAGGATGGGTGTTCGGCTCGTTCATGTGCAAAGTGGTGCACTTCTTCATCAACCTCACCATGTACGCCAGCAGCTTCACACTCGCTGCTGTATCTGTTGACAG atATCTGGCCATCCGCTACCCACTCCGCTCCAGGGAGCTACGAACCCCGTGCAATGCAGTAGTTGCCATGGTGATCATCTGGGGCCTCTCTCTGGTCTTCGCCGGTCCGTATCTCAGCTACTACGACCTGATTGACTACGCCAACAGCACCGTGTGCATCCCCGGCTGGGAAGAGCAGAACCGCAAAGTGCTAGACACGTGCACCTTCCTTTTCGGCTACGTCATCCCCGTGCTCATCGTGAGCCTCTCCTACACGCGAACCATCAAGTACCTGTGGACGGCGGTCGACCCGCTGGACGGCATGTCGGAATCCAAGAGGGCCAAGCGCAAAGTCACCAAAATGATCATCATCGTCACCGTGCTTTTCTGCATATGCTGGCTGCCGTACCACGTGGTGATCCTGTGCTACCTCTACGGAGACTTCCCTTTCAACCAGACCACGTACGCGTTCAGGCTCCTCTCCCACTGCATGGCCTACGCCAACTCCTGCGTCAACCCCATCGTGTACGCGCTGGTCTCCAAGCACTTCCGCAAGGGCTTCAAGAAAGTGTTCAGCTGCATCCTGAGTAAAAACGGGAGGAACAAGGTCCACGTGGTCCACGTGGCGAACACCGTGCCAGGCTTCGAGGCGGGCTCCACCGAGGTGTCGCAGATGCACGAGGAGAACATACGGCAGAACGAGTGTGAGATGATTAACAGGCCGCTGCCAGAGCCAAGAGAAGCCACGGTGACGGTGAATTTGCCCTTTCAGCGGCAGACTTGA
- the LOC131475869 gene encoding putative leucine-rich repeat-containing protein DDB_G0290503 — protein sequence MDFFLTNINSLKNEIQELREALLKSEVGQEMHDSLTNENKKLSKALQKLQADQQMIDCLKNENKRLKDALQKSEAEQQRIDCLSKENQRLNEALEKLEADQLKIDSLKKENQRLNEALQKTVGDQRRTDFLKKENQKLIEALEKSEADQKRIEHMKNEHQRLKGALEKLQADQQKTDHLKNENQRLKEALLKSEAEQQRTEHLKKENQILNKTLRSIEADQQRFDHLRNENQRLIEALQKSHTDQQKIDRLKNENKNLIEALLKSGDIQQRIDHLQNEIKRFNDVLWKSKADPKRIDLVTHKIMELHGALQKSLTDQHLIDYLKSKNQKLHDCLQKSEADPKRIHRMTNTIKELQVALQNLQSDQQRIDEVKNENLGLREALQKLQYEKERIDHLKNRNERLNKALQQSHIDQQRFDHLKNENQRLNKALQRIECLNNQNQRLNGAVQKPDAEQQRSEILRLNEALLKSADNQQRIDRVRIEIHILSEALWKSKTDPMRIDHVTNEIKKLHEALQKSRADKYLIDYLQSANHKLHEHLQKSEAEANRMQHLTNKVKELEEALQKSRTENHLIDYLRSRNQQLHLCLQKIEADFDLLMEATDPGVPDEDPI from the coding sequence ATGGATTTCTTCCTGACAAACATTAACAGCCTGAAAAATGAAATTCAGGAGCTCCGTGAGGCTCTGCTGAAATCAGAGGTTGGCCAAGAGATGCACGACAGtctgacaaatgaaaacaagaagCTCAGCAAAGCTCTGCAGAAGTTACAGGCTGACCAACAGATGATTGACtgtctgaaaaatgaaaacaagaggCTCAAAGATGCTCTGCAGAAATCAGAGGCTGAGCAACAGAGGATAGACTGTCTAAGTAAGGAAAATCAGCGACTCAATGAAGCTCTGGAGAAATTAGAGGCTGACCAACTGAAGATTGACTCTCTTAAAAAGGAAAATCAGAGACTCAATGAGGCTCTGCAGAAAACAGTGGGTGACCAACGGAGGACTGACtttctgaaaaaagaaaatcaaaagcTCATTGAGGCTCTGGAGAAATCAGAGGCCGACCAGAAGAGGATTGAGCATATGAAAAATGAACATCAGAGGCTCAAAGGGGCCCTGGAGAAATTACAGGCTGACCAACAGAAGACAGATcatctgaaaaatgaaaatcagaGACTCAAGGAGGCTCTACTTAAATCAGAGGCTGAACAACAGAGGACAGAGCACCTGAAAAAGGAAAACCAAATTCTCAACAAGACCCTACGGAGTATAGAGGCTGACCAACAGAGGTTTGACCATCTGAGAAATGAAAATCAAAGGCTCATTGAGGCTCTGCAGAAATCACACACCGACCAACAGAAGATTGACcgtttgaaaaatgaaaataagaatcTCATTGAAGCTCTGTTAAAATCCGGGGATATCCAACAGCGGATTGACCATCTGCAAAATGAAATCAAGAGGTTCAATGACGTGCTGTGGAAATCAAAGGCTGATCCCAAGAGGATTGACCTTGTCACCCATAAAATTATGGAGCTCCATGGGGCGCTGCAGAAATCACTGACTGACCAACACTTGATTGACTATCTGAAATCGAAGAATCAGAAGCTGCACGACTGTCTGCAGAAATCAGAGGCTGACCCAAAGAGGATACACCGTatgacaaatacaataaaagagCTCCAAGTGGCTCTGCAGAATTTACAGTCTGACCAACAGAGGATTGACgaggtgaaaaatgaaaatctgGGCCTCAGGGAGGCTCTGCAGAAATTACAATATGAGAAAGAGAGGATTGACCAtctaaaaaacagaaatgagagGCTCAACAAGGCTCTGCAGCAATCGCACATTGACCAGCAAAGGTTTGACCAtctaaaaaatgaaaatcagagGCTCAACAAGGCTCTGCAGAGGATTGAGTGTCTGAATAACCAAAACCAGAGGCTAAATGGGGCTGTGCAGAAACCAGACGCTGAACAACAGAGGTCTGAAATTCTGAGGCTGAATGAAGCTCTGCTGAAATCAGCGGATAACCAACAGAGGATTGACCGTGTGCGAATTGAAATCCACATACTCAGTGAGGCCCTGTGGAAATCAAAGACTGACCCGATGAGGATTGACCATGtgacaaatgaaataaagaagCTCCATGAAGCTTTGCAGAAATCGCGGGCGGACAAATACTTGATTGACTATCTACAGTCTGCAAATCATAAGCTACATGAGCATCTGCAGAAATCGGAGGCTGAGGCAAACAGGATGCAACATCTGACCAACAAAGttaaggagctggaggaggctcTGCAGAAATCACGCACTGAGAATCACTTGATTGACTATCTGCGGTCGAGAAATCAGCAGCTGCATTTGTGTCTGCAGAAGATCGAGGCCGACTTTGATTTACTCATGGAGGCAACAGATCCTGGCGTTCCTGATGAAGATCCAATCTAG